Proteins from a single region of Mucilaginibacter daejeonensis:
- a CDS encoding DUF5683 domain-containing protein, protein MMNRLLLTLSLILTWGALYAQKPDTVKVKDPAQVQQRKRDSILGKPVITEKITSKNKKIYRPDSTHSPSLAFKRSGIIPGWGQLYNGRWWKVPIIYGGLGLLGVAVEFNVRYQKQFLRAYRLRQSGEPASSDDTPLVKQLLANSGYTTSVLENAVNGYQRNMQLSILGIVGAWGIQMIDAYIDAKFIHSYTMDRDLSFKVTPGVLPAGPMYAGNIPAVMPVIKLTFTMR, encoded by the coding sequence ATGATGAACAGGCTGCTGCTTACCCTATCGCTCATCCTTACGTGGGGAGCCTTGTATGCTCAAAAGCCTGATACCGTTAAGGTGAAGGACCCTGCCCAGGTGCAGCAGCGCAAGCGCGATTCCATTTTGGGTAAGCCGGTCATCACCGAAAAGATCACCTCCAAAAATAAAAAGATATACCGCCCCGATAGTACCCACAGCCCAAGCCTGGCCTTCAAGCGCTCGGGCATTATACCGGGTTGGGGGCAGTTATACAACGGCCGCTGGTGGAAAGTGCCGATCATTTATGGTGGCCTGGGTTTGCTGGGTGTGGCCGTTGAGTTCAACGTGCGCTATCAAAAGCAATTCCTGAGGGCATACCGTTTAAGGCAAAGCGGTGAACCGGCCTCCAGCGATGATACTCCGCTGGTGAAGCAGTTGCTGGCCAATAGCGGCTATACTACCTCGGTGCTCGAGAATGCCGTGAACGGTTACCAGCGTAATATGCAGCTCAGTATACTGGGTATAGTGGGCGCATGGGGCATTCAAATGATCGATGCCTACATCGATGCCAAATTCATACACTCCTACACCATGGACCGCGACCTGAGTTTCAAGGTAACGCCGGGCGTGCTGCCTGCCGGGCCCATGTATGCCGGTAATATTCCTGCGGTTATGCCGGTCATAAAGCTTACCTTTACCATGAGATAA
- the dapB gene encoding 4-hydroxy-tetrahydrodipicolinate reductase gives MKIALLGYGKMGKIIEKIATDRNHQIVLKIDKDNVHEATPENLKQADVAIEFSTPGTVLANIDRCFEAGIPIIVGTTGWYEQLDEVKQKCIDTNGTLLYGSNYSVGVNVFFHVNRILAKIMNKYPYYDVQVEEIHHTQKLDSPSGTAITIAEGIIDGLEAKQNWKNVLVDDSAAPTDDLLQNNELLIESLRIENVPGTHTVMYDSEVDSIEFKHTAHNRNGFALGAVLAAEWVSDKKGFYQVTDMFNFNA, from the coding sequence ATGAAGATCGCATTATTGGGCTACGGCAAAATGGGCAAGATCATTGAAAAGATCGCCACTGACCGCAACCACCAGATCGTACTCAAAATAGATAAAGACAATGTACACGAGGCCACGCCCGAGAACCTGAAACAGGCCGATGTGGCCATCGAGTTCAGTACGCCGGGCACCGTGTTAGCCAATATTGACCGTTGTTTTGAAGCGGGCATACCCATTATAGTGGGCACCACCGGCTGGTACGAGCAGCTGGATGAGGTGAAGCAGAAATGTATTGATACCAACGGCACTTTGCTTTACGGATCTAACTACAGCGTGGGGGTTAACGTGTTTTTTCACGTGAACCGCATACTGGCCAAGATCATGAACAAATACCCGTACTATGATGTGCAGGTAGAGGAGATACACCACACCCAAAAGCTCGACTCGCCAAGCGGAACGGCCATTACCATTGCCGAAGGCATCATCGATGGGCTGGAAGCCAAGCAGAACTGGAAGAACGTGCTGGTGGATGATAGCGCAGCACCGACCGACGACCTGTTACAGAACAACGAGCTGCTGATCGAATCTCTCCGGATCGAGAACGTGCCGGGTACCCATACTGTGATGTATGACTCGGAAGTGGACAGCATCGAGTTCAAGCACACGGCGCATAACCGTAACGGCTTTGCTTTAGGCGCTGTGCTGGCGGCCGAATGGGTGAGCGATAAAAAAGGATTTTATCAGGTGACCGATATGTTTAACTTTAACGCCTGA